Proteins found in one Microcella daejeonensis genomic segment:
- the hrcA gene encoding heat-inducible transcriptional repressor HrcA — protein sequence MVSERAMQVLQAIVQDYVSSREPVGSKGIVERHSFGVSAATIRNDMAQLEEEELIAAPHTSSGRVPTDKGYRLFVDQLQDLRPLTAAQRGAIEAFLDQSVDLDDVFGRTVRLLSHLTNQVALVQYPTLGNARVRHVELIPMSATRVMTVFITDGGRVDQRIIELPAETDEVFIGELRAKINASLDGTELVQVPDVAAALPAQFAPERRASVAVIADSLVGHVDAHRSDRLVIAGAANLVRTEGDFAGSVYPVLEAIEEQVTLLKLFREMELDQFGVSARIGRENDEVLRETAVVTSAYRVGADRSAKLGVLGPTRMDYSNNMAAVRAVARYVSRLLGED from the coding sequence ATGGTCTCCGAGCGCGCCATGCAGGTGCTGCAGGCGATCGTGCAGGACTACGTCTCCTCGCGCGAGCCCGTCGGCTCCAAGGGCATCGTCGAGCGCCACAGCTTCGGGGTGAGCGCGGCCACCATCCGCAACGACATGGCTCAGCTGGAGGAGGAGGAGCTCATCGCGGCGCCCCACACCTCCTCCGGCCGCGTGCCCACCGACAAGGGCTACCGGCTCTTCGTCGACCAGCTTCAGGATCTGCGCCCGCTCACCGCCGCCCAGCGCGGCGCGATCGAGGCGTTCCTCGATCAGTCCGTCGATCTCGACGACGTGTTCGGCCGCACCGTGCGTCTGCTCAGCCACCTCACGAACCAGGTCGCGCTCGTGCAGTACCCGACTCTCGGCAACGCCCGCGTGCGCCACGTCGAGCTCATCCCGATGTCGGCCACCCGCGTCATGACGGTGTTCATCACCGACGGCGGGCGCGTCGACCAGCGCATCATCGAGCTGCCGGCCGAGACCGACGAGGTGTTCATCGGCGAGCTGCGGGCGAAGATCAACGCCTCGCTCGACGGCACCGAGCTCGTCCAGGTGCCGGATGTCGCGGCCGCCCTCCCCGCCCAGTTCGCGCCCGAGCGGCGCGCATCCGTCGCCGTCATCGCCGATTCGCTCGTCGGTCACGTGGATGCGCATCGCAGCGATCGCCTCGTCATCGCGGGGGCGGCGAACCTCGTGCGCACCGAGGGCGACTTCGCGGGCAGCGTCTACCCGGTGCTCGAGGCGATCGAGGAGCAGGTGACGCTGCTGAAGCTGTTCCGTGAGATGGAGCTCGACCAGTTCGGCGTCTCCGCTCGCATCGGGCGCGAGAACGACGAGGTGCTGCGCGAGACCGCGGTCGTCACGAGCGCGTACAGAGTCGGTGCAGACCGATCGGCCAAACTCGGGGTGCTGGGCCCCACTCGGATGGATTACTCGAACAACATGGCAGCCGTGCGCGCCGTCGCGCGCTACGTCTCACGGCTGCTCGGTGAGGATTAG
- the dnaJ gene encoding molecular chaperone DnaJ, whose protein sequence is MADHYDVLGIARDASADDIKKAYRRLARELHPDVNPSGDAAERFKLVTHAYDVLSDPQQRQQYDLGGSGGFGGAGGGNFGGFGDIFETFFGAGQSQRGPRSRRERGQDALLRVEVELEEIVFGTTRQLEVDTAVLCETCNGSCCSPGTEPATCDICRGSGQIQRTVRSLLGNVMTSSPCGTCRGYGTVIPSPCPTCAGQGRVRARRTIPVEIPAGVDTGLRIQMPGQGEVGPAGGPNGDLFLEIKVKTHDTFSRSGDDLLATLEVQMTDAILGTTATLASLDGDVSVEIKPGTQSAEIITIKERGITRLRGSGRGDLKVGVQVVTPVRLNSKETKLVQDFANSRRPIPPQFSTFQQGLFSKLRDRFLHL, encoded by the coding sequence GTGGCAGACCATTACGACGTTCTCGGCATCGCCCGCGATGCGAGCGCGGACGACATCAAGAAGGCGTACCGCCGGCTCGCGCGCGAGCTGCACCCCGACGTGAACCCCTCGGGCGACGCGGCGGAGCGGTTCAAGCTCGTGACGCACGCGTACGACGTGCTCAGCGATCCGCAGCAGCGCCAGCAGTACGACCTCGGCGGCTCGGGCGGCTTCGGCGGCGCGGGCGGCGGAAACTTCGGCGGCTTCGGGGACATCTTCGAGACCTTCTTCGGGGCCGGGCAGTCGCAGCGCGGGCCCCGCTCGCGCCGCGAGCGCGGGCAGGACGCCCTGCTGCGCGTCGAGGTCGAGCTCGAGGAGATCGTCTTCGGCACGACCCGCCAGCTGGAGGTCGACACCGCGGTGCTCTGCGAGACCTGCAACGGCAGCTGCTGCTCGCCCGGCACCGAGCCGGCCACCTGCGACATCTGCCGCGGCTCGGGGCAGATCCAGCGCACCGTGCGCAGCCTGCTCGGCAACGTCATGACCTCGAGCCCCTGCGGCACGTGCCGCGGCTACGGCACGGTCATCCCCAGCCCCTGCCCCACCTGTGCGGGCCAGGGCCGGGTGCGCGCTCGGCGCACCATCCCCGTCGAGATCCCCGCGGGGGTCGACACGGGCCTGCGCATCCAGATGCCCGGGCAGGGCGAGGTCGGCCCGGCCGGCGGCCCGAACGGCGACCTGTTCCTCGAGATCAAGGTCAAGACCCACGACACCTTCAGTCGATCGGGCGACGACCTGCTCGCGACGCTCGAGGTGCAGATGACGGACGCCATCCTGGGTACCACGGCGACTCTCGCCTCGCTCGACGGCGATGTCAGCGTCGAGATCAAGCCGGGCACGCAGAGCGCCGAGATCATCACGATCAAGGAGCGCGGCATCACGCGCCTTCGCGGCAGCGGTCGCGGCGATCTCAAGGTCGGCGTGCAGGTCGTGACCCCGGTGCGGCTCAACTCGAAGGAGACGAAGCTCGTCCAGGACTTCGCGAACAGCCGCCGCCCCATCCCGCCGCAGTTCTCCACCTTCCAGCAGGGGCTGTTCTCCAAGCTGCGCGACCGCTTCCTCCACCTCTAG
- a CDS encoding 16S rRNA (uracil(1498)-N(3))-methyltransferase, with protein sequence MAHFYLDESLVEPEGPGGVVALRGADARHAVTVARLRTGERVAIGDGAGLVVEGEVVQSDRDEVLLRAESIRHEPEPSPRLTLVQALAKGDRDELAVQAATELGVDGVQPWQSARSVSRWEGAKAEKGRARWQTIVREASKQAVRAHVPVVAPVTATASLARRIEQGAPTTLALVLDPLGTTALSALDAAALGEPAGVTEILLVVGPEGGITPEEFAALERAGARRVRLGATVLRTSTAGPAAIAVLSAALGRW encoded by the coding sequence GTGGCCCACTTCTACCTCGACGAGTCGCTCGTCGAGCCCGAGGGCCCGGGTGGGGTCGTCGCGCTGCGGGGGGCGGATGCCCGGCATGCCGTCACCGTCGCCCGACTCCGCACGGGCGAGCGCGTGGCGATCGGCGACGGGGCGGGCCTCGTCGTCGAGGGCGAGGTCGTGCAGTCGGATCGTGACGAGGTGCTGCTGCGTGCCGAGTCGATCCGGCACGAGCCCGAGCCGAGCCCGCGGCTCACGCTCGTGCAGGCGCTCGCCAAGGGCGACCGCGACGAGCTCGCCGTGCAGGCCGCGACCGAGCTCGGCGTCGACGGGGTGCAGCCCTGGCAGTCCGCCCGCAGCGTCTCGCGCTGGGAGGGCGCGAAGGCCGAGAAGGGCCGCGCGCGCTGGCAGACGATCGTGCGCGAGGCGAGCAAGCAGGCCGTCCGCGCGCACGTGCCGGTCGTCGCGCCCGTGACCGCCACCGCCTCTCTCGCGCGGCGCATCGAGCAGGGCGCCCCGACGACCCTCGCGCTCGTGCTCGATCCGCTCGGCACCACGGCGCTCAGCGCGCTCGACGCCGCGGCGCTCGGGGAGCCGGCGGGCGTCACCGAGATCCTGCTCGTCGTCGGCCCCGAGGGCGGCATCACCCCGGAGGAGTTCGCGGCCCTCGAGCGGGCGGGCGCCCGCCGCGTGCGCCTCGGCGCGACGGTGCTGCGCACCTCCACCGCCGGTCCCGCGGCGATCGCGGTGCTCTCCGCCGCGCTCGGCCGCTGGTAG
- a CDS encoding phosphotransferase has product MTDRVDLSAQLLRADAPLPDALRALAARLAPDSRVIPVWRNGLGGLTVRLDPHRARASLILKWSPAGREVALADERARLDWAGRYHPVPRVLDAGEADDGAGGSAEWMLTAALPGDSAVSDRWRADPRTAVRAIGAGLRRLHEALPVAECPFAGPRLDGEPAVEHPVVAHGDACAPNTLLDAEGAFLAHVDLGALGAADRWSDLAIASMSLEWNYGTGWEETFFDAYGIERDERLIRRWRERWNADSEPAGGGGSTVGGSL; this is encoded by the coding sequence GTGACCGATCGGGTCGACCTCTCCGCGCAGCTGCTGCGCGCGGACGCCCCGCTCCCGGACGCCCTGCGCGCTCTGGCTGCCCGTCTCGCGCCCGACTCCCGCGTCATCCCGGTCTGGCGCAACGGCCTCGGCGGGCTCACGGTGCGGCTCGACCCGCATCGCGCCCGCGCCTCGCTCATCCTCAAGTGGAGCCCGGCCGGCCGCGAGGTCGCCCTCGCCGACGAGCGGGCCCGCCTCGACTGGGCGGGTCGCTACCACCCCGTGCCCCGGGTGCTGGATGCGGGCGAGGCCGACGACGGCGCGGGCGGCTCCGCCGAGTGGATGCTCACCGCGGCCCTGCCCGGCGACTCGGCCGTGAGCGACCGCTGGCGCGCCGATCCCCGCACGGCGGTGCGGGCGATCGGCGCCGGGCTCCGCCGGCTGCACGAGGCGCTGCCCGTGGCCGAGTGCCCCTTCGCCGGGCCCCGGCTCGACGGGGAGCCCGCTGTCGAGCATCCCGTGGTCGCCCACGGCGACGCCTGCGCGCCGAACACCCTGCTCGACGCCGAGGGCGCGTTCCTCGCCCACGTCGATCTCGGCGCCCTCGGCGCGGCCGACCGCTGGTCGGATCTCGCGATCGCCTCGATGTCGCTGGAGTGGAACTACGGCACCGGCTGGGAGGAGACGTTCTTCGACGCCTACGGCATCGAGCGCGACGAGCGGCTCATCCGCCGCTGGCGCGAGCGCTGGAACGCTGACAGCGAACCGGCAGGAGGCGGCGGGAGCACCGTCGGCGGCTCGCTCTAG
- a CDS encoding histidine triad nucleotide-binding protein, whose product MSTEPSPSIFSRIVAREIPAEIVHETERVIAFRDIAPQAPVHLLVVPKTEQYRDVVELAAGDPALLAELVATARSLAESHADGDFRLVFNTGESAGQTVFHVHAHVLAGGVHEGSLAG is encoded by the coding sequence ATGAGCACCGAGCCGTCGCCGAGCATCTTCAGCCGCATCGTCGCGCGCGAGATCCCGGCCGAGATCGTGCACGAGACCGAGCGGGTCATCGCGTTCCGAGACATCGCCCCGCAGGCGCCCGTGCACCTGCTCGTGGTGCCCAAGACCGAGCAGTACCGCGACGTCGTCGAGCTCGCGGCGGGCGACCCCGCGCTGCTGGCCGAGCTCGTCGCGACCGCGCGCAGCCTGGCCGAGAGCCACGCCGACGGCGACTTCCGGCTCGTGTTCAACACCGGCGAGAGCGCCGGGCAGACGGTGTTCCACGTGCACGCGCACGTGCTCGCCGGGGGAGTGCACGAGGGCTCGCTTGCCGGCTGA
- a CDS encoding PhoH family protein yields the protein MPADDATTPAPPGSRAELEVDGVAMVQLLGPQDRLLRTLEQQHPDLAVHVRGNLITLEGEPSQVQAATTLVEELITMVRNGHELGPTEVASSARIIAEGAGSPAEVLSQSILTSRGKSIRPKTLGQKSYVDAIDLNTIVFGIGPAGTGKTYLAMAKAVQALQRKEVDRIILTRPAVEAGERLGFLPGTLTDKIDPYLRPLYDALNEMMDPELVPKLLTTGVVEVAPLAYMRGRTLNNSFIVLDEAQNTTPEQMKMFLTRLGFGSKMVVTGDITQVDLPVGASGLQLVTRVLDRMDEIHFARLTSDDVVRHSLVGRIVDAYTKYDAEKQAQQHAREAGGSGEGENRAARRAGANRDRQTQRRDPRPRGW from the coding sequence TTGCCGGCTGACGACGCGACCACACCCGCCCCGCCCGGCTCGCGCGCCGAGCTCGAGGTCGACGGCGTCGCCATGGTGCAGCTGCTCGGCCCGCAGGATCGTCTTCTGCGCACGCTCGAGCAGCAGCATCCCGACCTCGCCGTGCACGTGCGCGGCAACCTCATCACCCTCGAGGGCGAGCCCTCGCAGGTACAAGCGGCCACCACGCTGGTCGAGGAGCTCATCACCATGGTTCGCAACGGACACGAACTCGGCCCCACCGAGGTGGCCAGCTCGGCGAGGATCATCGCCGAGGGCGCCGGCAGCCCGGCGGAGGTGCTGAGCCAGTCGATCCTCACGAGCCGCGGCAAGAGCATCCGCCCGAAGACGCTCGGGCAGAAGTCGTACGTCGACGCGATCGACCTCAACACGATCGTCTTCGGCATCGGCCCCGCCGGTACCGGCAAGACCTACCTGGCGATGGCGAAGGCCGTGCAGGCGCTGCAGCGCAAGGAGGTCGACCGCATCATCCTCACGCGGCCGGCCGTCGAGGCGGGCGAGCGGCTCGGGTTCCTCCCCGGCACGCTCACCGACAAGATCGACCCGTACCTGCGGCCGCTCTACGACGCGCTCAACGAGATGATGGATCCGGAGCTCGTGCCGAAGCTGCTCACGACCGGTGTCGTCGAGGTGGCGCCGCTCGCCTACATGCGCGGCCGCACGCTCAACAACTCTTTCATCGTGCTCGACGAGGCGCAGAACACGACGCCCGAGCAGATGAAGATGTTCCTCACGCGTTTGGGCTTCGGCTCGAAGATGGTCGTCACGGGCGACATCACGCAGGTCGACCTGCCGGTCGGCGCGAGCGGGCTGCAGCTCGTCACGCGCGTGCTCGACCGCATGGACGAGATCCACTTCGCCCGCCTCACCAGCGACGACGTGGTGCGGCACTCGCTCGTCGGCCGAATCGTCGACGCCTACACCAAGTACGACGCCGAGAAGCAGGCGCAGCAGCACGCGCGCGAGGCCGGCGGCTCGGGCGAGGGCGAGAACCGCGCCGCGCGCCGGGCCGGCGCGAACCGCGACCGCCAGACCCAGCGCCGCGACCCCCGACCGAGAGGCTGGTAG